In one window of Methanoculleus chikugoensis DNA:
- a CDS encoding anthranilate synthase component I family protein — MNTTSGYEEAVAAADASGRPLVVPVYGEIPLPATSPADLYASLREGPGFLLESLEGSAKTARYSFICTAPSATVAVASDGTLTVSGDPRIREVAAGIEAADPLDALRSFMDGFRVASAPLPRFSGGLAGYFSYDLASSLYPVPLPEGVEEPVARFMLARDCLALDHKRERLAVIANLLVADGTDAEEEHHRARTAIVKRTARIRDLPPPSPCGRCRSGVPASSCTPDEFSGAVLRIKEHIAAGDVFQAVLSRRLACRIAGDPFAVYRRLRAENPSPYMYYLDFGDRQVAGSSPEMLVRVEDGRVTTVPIAGTRPRGRTPAEDDLLAAELLADEKERAEHVMLVDLARNDVGAVSAYGSVSVKDFMTVERFSHVQHIVSTVTGTLREGCDRFDALRSCFPAGTVSGAPKVRAMQIIGETEGFRRGIYAGAVGYVGFSGTMDLAIAIRTVLVQDGVASVQVGAGIVADSDPGREWTETENKGRAMLAALGAEAE; from the coding sequence CTGAACACGACTTCGGGATACGAGGAGGCCGTTGCCGCGGCGGACGCGAGCGGCCGGCCTCTCGTCGTCCCGGTATATGGAGAGATCCCGCTCCCCGCGACTTCGCCGGCCGACCTCTATGCCTCCCTCCGCGAAGGGCCCGGGTTCCTGCTCGAGTCGCTTGAGGGGAGCGCGAAGACCGCCCGTTACTCGTTCATCTGCACCGCCCCGTCCGCGACCGTCGCCGTGGCCTCCGACGGCACGCTGACGGTCTCCGGCGATCCGCGTATCCGGGAGGTTGCCGCCGGCATCGAGGCCGCCGACCCCCTCGACGCCCTTCGGTCGTTCATGGACGGGTTCCGGGTCGCTTCCGCGCCGCTTCCCCGCTTCTCCGGGGGGCTTGCCGGTTACTTCTCCTACGACCTCGCCTCGTCCCTCTACCCGGTTCCCCTGCCGGAGGGGGTCGAAGAACCCGTTGCCCGGTTCATGCTGGCGCGGGACTGCCTCGCCCTCGACCACAAGAGAGAACGGCTTGCGGTCATCGCAAACCTGCTCGTTGCCGACGGGACCGATGCGGAGGAGGAGCACCATCGGGCCCGAACGGCGATCGTGAAGCGGACCGCCCGGATTCGCGATCTTCCGCCGCCGTCCCCGTGCGGGCGGTGCAGGTCCGGCGTCCCGGCGTCGTCCTGCACCCCGGACGAGTTCTCGGGCGCGGTCCTCCGGATAAAAGAGCATATCGCTGCGGGCGACGTCTTCCAGGCCGTCCTCTCCCGGCGGCTCGCCTGCCGCATCGCCGGCGACCCGTTTGCCGTCTACCGGCGGCTCCGGGCGGAGAACCCGAGCCCCTACATGTACTACCTGGACTTCGGCGACCGCCAGGTCGCCGGGAGCAGCCCCGAGATGCTCGTCCGGGTGGAGGACGGCCGGGTGACGACCGTCCCGATCGCCGGCACCCGGCCACGGGGGCGAACCCCGGCGGAGGACGACCTGCTCGCGGCCGAGCTCCTCGCCGACGAGAAGGAGCGGGCGGAGCACGTCATGCTCGTCGACCTTGCACGAAACGACGTCGGGGCGGTCTCGGCCTATGGGAGCGTCTCGGTGAAGGACTTCATGACCGTCGAGCGGTTCTCCCACGTCCAGCACATCGTCTCGACGGTCACGGGGACGCTCCGGGAGGGGTGCGACCGGTTCGACGCCCTCCGCTCCTGTTTCCCGGCGGGAACCGTCTCGGGCGCCCCGAAGGTCCGGGCGATGCAGATCATCGGCGAGACGGAAGGGTTCCGGCGCGGGATCTACGCCGGGGCCGTCGGCTACGTTGGCTTTTCCGGCACGATGGATCTCGCGATAGCCATCCGGACGGTTCTGGTGCAGGACGGCGTCGCTTCCGTCCAGGTGGGGGCCGGGATCGTGGCCGACTCCGACCCCGGCCGGGAGTGGACCGAGACCGAGAACAAAGGGCGGGCGATGCTTGCGGCGCTCGGTGCGGAGGCGGAGTGA
- a CDS encoding spore germination protein GerW family protein, which produces MNSLTGESMLQITVDQLARTLCASAVLGAPIEAGERVIIPVAEFGLGFGGGEGSGEKREGRPAGGSGSASGGGGGISAVALIIITKGVPGPEGIQVVSLKKKSEIAEVISTIGEAVGPHIEKVLEKGSEMMQQRKGGRTSPVPEGGREIPIGGEGEA; this is translated from the coding sequence GTGAACAGTTTGACAGGCGAATCGATGCTTCAGATAACCGTCGATCAACTTGCACGAACACTCTGCGCGAGCGCCGTCCTCGGTGCCCCGATCGAGGCCGGCGAGCGGGTTATCATACCGGTCGCCGAGTTCGGGCTCGGGTTCGGCGGCGGTGAAGGGTCAGGAGAGAAGAGGGAAGGCCGGCCGGCCGGCGGATCCGGATCCGCGAGTGGCGGCGGCGGCGGCATATCGGCCGTTGCCCTGATCATCATCACCAAAGGCGTCCCCGGCCCCGAGGGCATCCAGGTGGTCTCGCTGAAGAAGAAGAGCGAGATCGCCGAGGTCATCTCGACGATCGGGGAGGCGGTCGGCCCCCACATCGAGAAGGTGCTCGAGAAGGGCTCCGAGATGATGCAGCAGCGCAAGGGCGGCAGAACGTCCCCGGTACCGGAAGGTGGAAGGGAGATCCCGATCGGCGGTGAAGGAGAGGCATAG
- a CDS encoding TrpB-like pyridoxal phosphate-dependent enzyme, producing the protein MQTKILLDEGEMPKRWYNIQADLPTPMDPPLHPATGKPAVPDDLRHIFPMELIRQEMSTERYIDIPEEVRDILTLWRPSPLYRARRLEAALKTPAKIYFKWEGVSPPGSHKPNTAIPQAYYNREEGIERLATETGAGQWGSSLAFATSLFDMECTVYMVRSSYDQKPYRKSMMQVYGAECIPSPSEKTRSGKAILARDPDTPGSLGIAISEAVEDAAAHENTNYALGSVLNHVCLHQTIIGQEAQQQLAAVDAYPDVVIGCVGGGTNFAGLSFPFAGAKITGKHPETDIVAVEPAACPTLTKGLYAYDFGDVAGLTPLLRMFTLGHDFVPPAIHAGGLRYHGASPLVSRLVQDGVVRPVAYRQNEVFEAAVLFARTEGIVVAPEAAHAVKAAVDEALRCRETGDAKTILFNNSGHGNFDFSSYEAYFAGRLVDYEYPAELIKESLARLPVTG; encoded by the coding sequence ATGCAGACGAAGATCCTCCTTGACGAGGGAGAGATGCCGAAACGGTGGTACAACATCCAGGCAGACCTCCCGACTCCCATGGACCCGCCCCTTCACCCGGCTACCGGGAAACCGGCGGTCCCCGACGATCTCCGCCACATCTTTCCGATGGAACTGATCCGGCAGGAGATGAGCACGGAGCGCTACATCGATATCCCCGAGGAAGTCCGGGATATCCTCACCCTCTGGAGACCGAGCCCGCTCTACCGGGCAAGAAGGCTCGAGGCGGCCTTGAAGACCCCGGCGAAGATCTACTTCAAGTGGGAGGGCGTGAGCCCGCCGGGTTCGCACAAGCCCAACACTGCCATTCCGCAGGCCTACTACAACCGCGAAGAGGGGATCGAGCGGCTCGCGACCGAGACCGGGGCGGGGCAGTGGGGGTCGTCGCTCGCGTTTGCGACGAGCCTCTTCGATATGGAGTGCACCGTCTACATGGTTCGGAGTTCCTACGACCAGAAGCCCTACCGTAAGAGCATGATGCAGGTCTACGGCGCCGAGTGCATCCCGAGCCCGTCCGAGAAGACCCGGTCCGGCAAGGCCATCCTCGCCCGCGACCCGGATACGCCGGGCTCCCTCGGGATCGCCATATCCGAGGCGGTCGAGGACGCAGCCGCCCACGAGAACACCAACTACGCCCTCGGTTCCGTCCTCAACCATGTCTGCCTCCACCAGACGATCATCGGCCAGGAGGCACAGCAGCAGCTTGCGGCTGTGGACGCCTACCCCGATGTGGTGATCGGGTGCGTCGGCGGCGGCACGAACTTCGCCGGCCTCTCGTTCCCGTTTGCGGGGGCGAAGATAACCGGGAAGCATCCCGAGACCGATATCGTCGCGGTGGAACCCGCCGCCTGCCCGACCCTGACGAAGGGGCTCTATGCCTACGATTTCGGGGACGTCGCGGGGCTGACGCCGCTTCTTCGGATGTTCACCCTCGGCCACGACTTCGTCCCGCCGGCGATCCATGCCGGAGGGCTCCGTTACCACGGAGCGTCGCCGCTCGTCTCCCGGCTCGTCCAGGATGGGGTCGTCCGGCCGGTCGCCTACCGGCAGAACGAGGTCTTCGAGGCCGCCGTGCTCTTCGCCCGGACGGAAGGGATCGTCGTCGCCCCCGAGGCCGCCCACGCGGTGAAGGCCGCGGTCGACGAGGCGCTCCGGTGCCGGGAGACCGGTGACGCGAAGACGATCCTCTTCAACAACTCCGGGCACGGCAACTTCGACTTCTCCTCCTACGAGGCCTACTTTGCAGGAAGGCTCGTCGACTACGAGTACCCGGCGGAGCTGATCAAAGAGTCGCTCGCCCGGCTACCGGTGACGGGGTGA
- the trpA gene encoding tryptophan synthase subunit alpha produces the protein MSRIEALFARKNPVFIGFTVAGDPGIEASFGVAKTMIDAGADLLEIAAPYSDPVADGPVIERAHVRALRAGTTTGDVFALVRRVREHAPATPLVLFTYHNIIHRRGADRFFAEAAASGADGVLIVDLPAEESDEVAPYAARHGVDRIALIAPTTSPERQRTILKDASGFVYLISLEGVTGERDRLPPGLAGLVGAVREKTDLPLAVGFGVSRPEHVRTVVAAGANGVIVGSALVRLIEEHAGDEAAMHAGLRTAIAALRGGFALDPEPDMLRRERVEG, from the coding sequence ATGAGCCGGATCGAGGCGCTCTTTGCCCGGAAGAACCCGGTCTTCATCGGGTTCACCGTCGCGGGGGACCCCGGCATCGAGGCGTCGTTTGGGGTGGCGAAGACGATGATCGACGCGGGCGCCGACCTCCTCGAGATCGCCGCCCCCTACTCCGACCCGGTGGCGGACGGCCCCGTGATCGAGCGGGCGCACGTCCGCGCCCTCCGGGCAGGGACGACCACGGGCGACGTCTTCGCCCTCGTCCGACGGGTCAGGGAGCATGCGCCGGCAACGCCCCTCGTCCTCTTCACCTACCATAACATCATCCACCGCCGGGGAGCCGACCGGTTCTTTGCGGAGGCCGCGGCCTCCGGCGCGGACGGCGTCCTCATCGTCGACCTCCCTGCCGAGGAGTCGGACGAGGTCGCGCCCTACGCCGCCCGGCACGGCGTCGACCGGATCGCCCTCATCGCCCCGACGACGTCGCCGGAACGGCAGCGTACCATCCTCAAGGACGCCTCAGGGTTCGTCTACCTGATCTCGCTCGAGGGGGTGACCGGCGAGCGCGACCGGCTCCCCCCCGGCCTCGCCGGGCTCGTCGGCGCGGTGCGGGAGAAGACCGATCTCCCCCTCGCCGTCGGGTTCGGGGTCTCGCGCCCGGAGCACGTCCGAACCGTCGTCGCCGCCGGTGCGAACGGCGTCATCGTGGGAAGCGCGCTCGTCCGGCTGATCGAGGAGCACGCGGGCGACGAGGCTGCGATGCACGCTGGCCTCCGGACGGCGATCGCCGCGCTCCGGGGCGGGTTCGCCCTCGACCCCGAACCTGATATGCTCCGGCGCGAAAGGGTAGAAGGATGA
- a CDS encoding anthranilate synthase component II: MRVLVIDSYDSFTFNLCQQIGVLGAEPVVVKSDTPSERLRSGSFDRIVLSPGPGHPRDSALYREVLGTISRTVPTLGVCLGHQAIGLAFGARIVRADRLMHGKRSVVRHDGAGIYAGVPDPLVATRYHSLVIDPASVPDCLAVTATSDDGAIMGVRHRSFPIEGVQFHPESILTPEGNRLVANFLSGTGGAG; this comes from the coding sequence ATGCGGGTGCTCGTCATCGACAGCTACGACAGTTTCACCTTCAACCTCTGCCAGCAGATCGGGGTGCTCGGTGCGGAACCGGTCGTGGTGAAGAGCGATACGCCGTCTGAGCGGCTACGATCCGGATCGTTCGACCGGATCGTCCTCTCGCCCGGCCCAGGGCATCCCCGGGACTCCGCCCTCTACCGGGAGGTTCTCGGCACGATCAGCCGCACCGTCCCGACGCTCGGGGTCTGTCTCGGCCACCAGGCGATCGGCCTCGCGTTCGGCGCCCGGATCGTCAGGGCGGACCGGCTGATGCACGGGAAGCGGTCGGTCGTCCGGCACGACGGAGCGGGGATCTACGCGGGCGTGCCCGATCCCCTCGTCGCGACCCGCTACCATTCCCTCGTCATCGACCCGGCATCCGTCCCGGACTGCCTCGCGGTGACCGCCACGAGCGACGACGGGGCGATCATGGGCGTCCGGCACCGGTCGTTCCCGATCGAGGGGGTGCAGTTCCACCCGGAGAGCATCCTCACCCCCGAAGGGAACCGGCTGGTGGCGAACTTCCTCTCCGGCACGGGGGGTGCGGGATGA
- a CDS encoding indole-3-glycerol phosphate synthase TrpC: MILDEIVRSTGERLRHLDQLVDPDPLPRRSLAAAIRTSSGRHAVIAEVKYASPSRGRIHEGCTPEVIAREFVAAGAAALSVLTEPTYFGGSTRYLVRVRRAVSVPVLRKDFIIDERQLGETRALGADAVLLIARVLGDRLPAFVDGALALGLEPLVEVHDRDEMERALATNATLIGINNRNLETMTIDLSTTVRLAGAARDARRIVVSESGITWPCDVRSLSRHCDAFLIGSALMSARDRRKRLEGFVFA, encoded by the coding sequence ATGATCCTTGACGAGATCGTCAGGTCGACCGGCGAGCGCCTCCGGCACCTTGACCAACTGGTCGATCCCGATCCCCTGCCCCGCCGGAGCCTCGCAGCGGCGATACGCACCTCTTCCGGGAGACACGCGGTCATCGCCGAGGTGAAGTACGCCTCCCCGTCGCGCGGAAGGATCCACGAAGGCTGCACCCCCGAAGTGATCGCCCGCGAGTTCGTCGCCGCCGGGGCCGCGGCCCTCTCGGTGCTGACCGAACCCACCTATTTCGGGGGGAGCACCCGGTACCTCGTCCGGGTGCGGCGTGCGGTCTCTGTCCCGGTCCTCCGCAAAGACTTCATCATCGACGAGCGCCAGCTCGGCGAGACCCGGGCGCTCGGTGCCGACGCCGTCCTCCTGATCGCCAGGGTTCTCGGGGATCGCCTCCCCGCGTTCGTCGACGGGGCGCTCGCGCTCGGGCTCGAGCCGCTCGTCGAGGTCCACGACAGGGACGAGATGGAGCGCGCTCTCGCGACGAATGCGACCCTCATCGGGATCAACAACCGCAACCTCGAGACGATGACAATCGATCTCTCGACGACCGTCCGTCTCGCGGGGGCGGCCCGCGACGCCAGGAGGATCGTGGTCTCGGAGAGCGGCATCACGTGGCCCTGCGACGTCCGGAGCCTCTCCCGGCACTGTGACGCGTTCCTGATCGGGTCCGCCCTGATGTCGGCCCGCGACCGGCGCAAACGACTGGAGGGGTTCGTATTCGCGTGA
- a CDS encoding phosphoribosylanthranilate isomerase translates to MKICGMTSVRDALLAVAAGADAIGVVLASPSPRSVTPEAAREIFAAVRPFVTTVAVTSTGRPEDVPALLFSRPDAVQVPGDLELPPDTGVRVIRMLSPGDALRDDCDAVIVDGSHGTGRAFDPGYARACVAASPVPVILAGGLTPGNVADAILAVRPHAVDVCSGVEATPGIKDERLVRAFVKVCRMMNNP, encoded by the coding sequence GTGAAGATCTGCGGGATGACGAGCGTTCGCGACGCACTCCTCGCCGTGGCGGCCGGTGCCGACGCGATCGGCGTGGTGCTCGCGAGCCCCTCCCCGCGTTCGGTGACCCCTGAAGCGGCCCGTGAGATATTCGCGGCGGTTCGGCCGTTCGTGACCACGGTCGCGGTCACCTCGACCGGCCGGCCCGAAGACGTCCCGGCGCTTCTCTTCTCGCGGCCGGACGCGGTGCAGGTGCCGGGCGATCTGGAACTGCCCCCCGATACGGGGGTGCGGGTCATCAGGATGCTCTCTCCCGGCGACGCCCTCCGGGACGACTGCGACGCGGTGATCGTCGACGGCAGCCACGGCACCGGGCGGGCGTTCGACCCGGGGTATGCCCGGGCATGCGTGGCCGCCTCCCCGGTCCCGGTCATCCTCGCGGGAGGCCTCACCCCCGGGAACGTCGCCGACGCCATCCTTGCGGTGCGGCCGCATGCGGTCGACGTCTGTTCCGGCGTCGAGGCGACGCCGGGGATCAAGGACGAGCGCCTCGTGCGGGCGTTCGTGAAGGTATGCAGGATGATGAACAACCCATGA
- the trpB gene encoding tryptophan synthase subunit beta, producing the protein MKPGRYGIYGGQYVPETLMSALIELEETYERVREDPGFSRRLSWYLREYAGRETPLTYCGNLSRDLGCRVYLKREDLLHGGAHKLNNTLGQALMAKFMGKRRLIAETGAGQHGVATAIAGAALGLPVEVYMGEVDTRRQALNVFRMELLGARVIPVASGTRTLKDAINAAMRDWVANIRDTHYLLGSCVGPHPFPRIVRDFQSVIGEEARRQILEREGRLPEMVVACVGGGSNAIGIFYPFVNDDVRLVGVEAGGEGLDSGRHGASLSAGSVGVFQGALSYLLQDDDGQALETHSVAAGLDHPSVGPEHAMLKDSGRVRYEAVTDAEALHAFRRLSRTEGIIPALESAHAVAYALRAADDLDKDDILVVNLSGRGDKDVADVANLHGGVA; encoded by the coding sequence ATGAAACCAGGACGATACGGTATATACGGCGGGCAGTACGTGCCCGAGACCCTGATGAGCGCGCTGATCGAACTCGAGGAGACCTACGAGCGGGTCCGCGAGGACCCCGGGTTCTCCCGCAGGCTCTCCTGGTACCTCCGCGAGTACGCCGGGCGGGAGACGCCGCTCACCTACTGCGGGAACCTCTCCCGCGACCTCGGCTGCCGCGTCTACCTGAAACGTGAGGACCTCCTCCACGGCGGTGCCCACAAGCTGAACAACACCCTCGGCCAGGCGCTGATGGCGAAGTTCATGGGCAAGCGCCGGCTGATCGCCGAGACCGGTGCCGGGCAGCACGGCGTCGCGACGGCGATCGCGGGCGCGGCCCTCGGTCTCCCCGTCGAGGTCTACATGGGGGAGGTGGATACCCGGCGCCAGGCGTTGAACGTCTTTCGGATGGAACTCCTCGGCGCCCGGGTCATCCCGGTCGCCTCCGGGACGCGGACGCTGAAGGACGCCATCAACGCGGCGATGCGCGACTGGGTGGCGAACATCCGGGATACCCACTACCTGCTCGGCTCCTGCGTCGGCCCGCACCCCTTCCCCCGGATCGTCCGCGACTTCCAGTCGGTCATCGGCGAGGAGGCGAGAAGGCAGATCCTTGAGAGGGAAGGGCGTCTCCCCGAGATGGTCGTCGCCTGCGTCGGCGGGGGTTCGAACGCGATCGGCATCTTCTACCCGTTCGTGAACGACGACGTGCGGCTCGTCGGCGTCGAAGCGGGAGGCGAGGGGCTCGACTCCGGCCGTCACGGGGCTTCGCTCTCGGCCGGCTCGGTCGGGGTCTTTCAGGGGGCGCTCTCCTACCTCCTCCAGGACGACGACGGCCAGGCGCTCGAGACGCACTCCGTCGCCGCGGGCCTCGACCACCCTTCCGTCGGGCCGGAGCACGCCATGCTGAAGGATTCCGGGCGGGTCCGCTACGAGGCGGTCACCGACGCCGAGGCGCTCCACGCCTTCCGCCGCCTCTCCCGCACCGAGGGGATCATCCCGGCGCTCGAGTCCGCCCACGCGGTCGCCTACGCTCTCCGGGCGGCGGACGATCTCGATAAGGACGACATTCTCGTCGTCAACCTCTCGGGGAGGGGGGACAAGGACGTCGCCGACGTCGCGAACCTTCACGGGGGCGTCGCATGA
- the trpD gene encoding anthranilate phosphoribosyltransferase codes for MIREAIARVSSGTDLSPAEAGGVMEEIMHGAATPAQIGGFLTALRMKGETVVEIAAFARAMRAAAVPVSLPSPGERVDTCGTGGDGAGTFNISTAAAFVAAGAGVPVVKHGNRGVSSRCGSADVLEALGVTVAIPPDRVADVLSAAGIAFLFAPAYHPAMQYARTARQEIGIRTVFNLLGPLTNPAGAGAHLLGVYDPRLTLPVARVLGDLGAERAMVVHGAGLDEIATAGPTTVAELRGGEVVTYTLDCTEFGIPRSSVAAIRGGAPEENAATLLAVLAGEEGPARDIVLLNAGAAIYLGGKARDIPRGIARAEASIDSGAALDRLRRLVGATGGGA; via the coding sequence ATGATCCGCGAGGCGATCGCCCGGGTCTCCTCGGGCACGGACCTCTCCCCGGCCGAGGCGGGAGGGGTGATGGAGGAGATCATGCACGGTGCGGCGACTCCCGCCCAGATCGGCGGATTCCTCACGGCGCTCCGGATGAAGGGGGAGACCGTTGTAGAGATCGCGGCGTTCGCCCGGGCAATGCGGGCGGCGGCCGTCCCGGTCTCTCTCCCCTCCCCGGGGGAGCGGGTGGATACATGCGGAACCGGGGGCGACGGCGCGGGGACGTTCAACATCAGCACCGCAGCCGCCTTCGTCGCGGCCGGTGCGGGCGTCCCGGTCGTGAAGCACGGGAACCGGGGGGTTTCGAGCCGGTGCGGTTCGGCCGACGTCCTCGAGGCGCTCGGGGTCACCGTCGCGATCCCGCCCGACCGGGTGGCGGATGTTCTTTCGGCTGCCGGGATCGCGTTCCTCTTCGCCCCGGCCTACCACCCGGCGATGCAGTACGCCCGCACCGCCCGCCAGGAGATTGGGATACGGACGGTCTTCAATCTCCTCGGCCCCCTGACGAACCCGGCGGGCGCGGGAGCCCATCTCCTCGGCGTCTACGACCCTCGCCTGACCCTTCCGGTCGCCCGGGTGCTCGGCGACCTCGGGGCGGAGCGGGCGATGGTCGTCCACGGTGCGGGACTCGACGAGATCGCGACGGCCGGCCCGACGACGGTCGCGGAGCTCCGGGGCGGCGAGGTCGTGACGTATACCCTCGACTGCACGGAGTTCGGGATCCCGCGTTCATCCGTCGCGGCCATCCGGGGCGGGGCGCCGGAGGAGAACGCCGCGACCCTTCTCGCCGTCCTCGCGGGCGAGGAGGGGCCCGCCCGGGATATTGTCCTCCTCAACGCCGGGGCGGCGATCTACCTCGGCGGGAAGGCCCGCGATATCCCCCGGGGGATTGCCCGTGCCGAGGCGTCGATCGACTCGGGAGCGGCGCTCGACCGGCTCCGCCGGCTGGTCGGGGCGACCGGAGGCGGGGCATGA
- a CDS encoding DUF2953 domain-containing protein — protein MAATILFSILLVAAVLILALLLALYLVPVTVSTIAGCSRESARATATVAWGIVGARVRVADEVQVLEILLAGRRIMARDLGEMAAGKPEEKEEKIEEKRPARPVREYLDAAGDLWPHIRTILKTVYRSLYLESLRGDITLGLASPADTGVVYGYCTAIRYALRPAEAIDFVVTPVFDREVFEGTFSLRMQIRRPLLILIAVARALLDRPVRERLRRVSGRGAAGA, from the coding sequence ATGGCCGCGACCATCCTTTTCTCCATCCTGCTCGTCGCCGCCGTCCTCATCCTCGCTCTTCTGCTGGCCCTCTACCTGGTTCCGGTGACCGTCTCGACGATCGCCGGTTGCAGCCGGGAGAGCGCCCGGGCGACGGCAACCGTAGCCTGGGGCATCGTGGGGGCGAGGGTCCGGGTCGCCGACGAGGTGCAGGTGCTCGAGATCCTCCTCGCCGGCCGTCGGATCATGGCCCGGGATCTCGGGGAGATGGCGGCGGGAAAACCGGAGGAGAAAGAGGAGAAGATCGAGGAGAAGCGGCCGGCCCGGCCGGTGCGGGAATACCTCGACGCCGCCGGCGACCTCTGGCCGCATATCCGGACGATCCTCAAGACCGTCTACCGGTCCCTCTACCTTGAATCGCTCCGGGGGGATATCACCCTCGGCCTCGCGAGCCCCGCCGACACCGGCGTCGTGTACGGTTACTGCACCGCCATCCGTTACGCACTCCGGCCGGCGGAGGCGATCGACTTCGTGGTGACCCCGGTCTTCGACCGCGAGGTCTTCGAAGGCACGTTTTCGCTCCGGATGCAGATCCGCCGGCCGCTCCTGATCCTCATCGCGGTCGCAAGGGCTCTTCTGGACAGACCGGTGAGAGAGCGGCTCCGCCGGGTATCGGGAAGAGGTGCGGCGGGTGCCTAA
- a CDS encoding metal-dependent hydrolase: MYLLAHAMVGLLIGVVLAAIAGDRRVLALAVLGAVLPDLIDKPLGHILLAGTVGYGRIYFHGLTILFLVVIAGLILYYYRRRIDLFAVAAGMASHQFFDAMWRHPIEWFWPFLGPLPSHGYPEDYFWESILRELAQPSEWLFFLLIAGLFAYIYRRELTTALTRLTNTSLRLALVAALGLAVLAALAVGWRLLP, translated from the coding sequence ATGTACCTCCTCGCCCACGCCATGGTCGGTCTCCTCATAGGCGTCGTGCTCGCGGCGATCGCCGGCGACCGGAGGGTTCTTGCTCTCGCCGTGCTGGGCGCCGTGCTCCCCGATCTGATCGACAAGCCGCTCGGGCACATCCTCCTCGCCGGAACCGTGGGCTACGGCAGAATCTACTTCCACGGCCTCACAATCCTCTTCCTGGTCGTCATCGCCGGCCTCATCCTCTATTACTACCGCCGGAGGATCGATCTTTTCGCCGTCGCCGCCGGGATGGCGAGCCACCAGTTCTTCGACGCGATGTGGCGGCACCCGATCGAGTGGTTCTGGCCGTTCCTCGGTCCTCTCCCGAGCCACGGCTACCCGGAAGATTACTTCTGGGAATCGATTCTCCGGGAGCTCGCCCAGCCGAGCGAGTGGCTCTTCTTCCTCCTGATAGCAGGATTGTTCGCCTACATCTACCGCCGAGAACTCACGACCGCCCTCACCCGGCTCACAAACACCTCGTTGCGGCTGGCGCTCGTCGCCGCACTCGGCCTCGCCGTCCTCGCCGCGCTGGCCGTGGGCTGGCGGCTCCTGCCGTGA